A stretch of the Blastocatellia bacterium genome encodes the following:
- a CDS encoding phosphate ABC transporter substrate-binding/OmpA family protein: MRVGKLEIGPGGIILILLIISGLVVVGLKQMGVDLIGMIKGKKEATTITNTTNNSGNTANNTTNATTIRIKGSSAIGDKLGKDWAQEFMNSNAGKIVLIETKGTSTGFQALIGGEAEIAAASRPANEKEEQAAQAAGFSLVSADSEHTVAFDAIAIAVHPNNPVEKLTITQAKDIFTGKVTDWSKVGGKSGAIKVILRPKELGAYELFQELVLGKGTPFLTGAEELKENAKVSEQLRADVNAISFISLAGLGGAKALKLAASETTTAIEPSEVTIRNKSYLLNRNLYLYTKGAPQGLVKDFIDYVLGPGQELTANYYVNLKLKLVADTSSGAASVNPKRKKFNTDIRFQTSSTQVNNLAVYDLNQISADICPRASNISIELIGYSDSQGDPKQNLELSKQRAESVAQVLKGKCPSITIESKGLGSASPIGDNSTEEGKLLNRRVEIWVIEK; encoded by the coding sequence ATGAGAGTGGGAAAACTAGAAATCGGCCCTGGGGGAATTATATTAATTTTGCTAATTATTTCTGGCTTAGTTGTAGTTGGGTTAAAACAAATGGGTGTTGACCTAATAGGAATGATAAAAGGTAAAAAAGAAGCTACAACTATAACAAATACAACAAATAATTCTGGCAACACAGCAAACAATACTACAAATGCTACAACTATTCGGATAAAAGGCTCTAGTGCCATAGGTGATAAATTGGGCAAAGACTGGGCCCAGGAGTTTATGAACTCAAATGCAGGAAAAATTGTGTTGATAGAAACAAAAGGCACTAGCACAGGTTTTCAAGCTTTAATAGGTGGTGAAGCTGAAATTGCTGCTGCTTCTCGCCCTGCTAATGAAAAAGAAGAACAAGCCGCCCAAGCCGCTGGTTTTAGTCTTGTTTCTGCTGATAGCGAACACACAGTAGCTTTTGATGCTATAGCAATTGCAGTTCATCCTAATAACCCTGTAGAAAAACTAACTATAACTCAAGCTAAAGATATTTTTACTGGCAAAGTTACTGATTGGTCAAAAGTTGGTGGCAAATCAGGTGCAATCAAAGTTATCCTACGACCTAAAGAATTAGGAGCTTATGAACTTTTCCAAGAACTTGTTTTAGGTAAAGGAACTCCTTTTCTAACAGGTGCAGAAGAATTAAAAGAAAATGCTAAAGTTAGCGAACAACTTCGCGCCGATGTTAACGCAATTTCTTTTATTTCTTTAGCTGGTCTTGGTGGTGCTAAAGCCCTAAAACTTGCTGCTAGCGAGACTACAACAGCAATTGAGCCATCAGAAGTAACTATTCGCAATAAAAGCTACTTACTTAATCGTAACCTTTATCTTTATACAAAAGGTGCGCCACAAGGACTAGTCAAAGATTTTATTGATTATGTTTTAGGCCCAGGCCAAGAACTTACAGCTAATTACTATGTTAATTTGAAATTAAAACTAGTTGCTGATACCAGTTCAGGTGCTGCTTCAGTTAATCCAAAGAGAAAGAAATTTAATACAGACATTCGTTTTCAAACCAGTAGCACACAAGTAAATAATCTAGCAGTTTATGATCTTAATCAAATTTCTGCCGATATTTGCCCAAGAGCTAGCAATATTTCTATAGAGCTAATTGGTTATTCAGACTCTCAAGGTGATCCAAAACAAAACTTGGAGCTTTCTAAACAACGGGCTGAATCTGTTGCACAAGTTCTTAAAGGTAAATGTCCAAGTATAACTATTGAAAGTAAAGGACTTGGTTCAGCATCTCCAATCGGAGATAACAGCACTGAAGAAGGTAAATTACTTAATCGACGTGTAGAAATCTGGGTAATTGAAAAATAA
- a CDS encoding guanylyltransferase has protein sequence MKFDELDKKMRVFETATDQWVLPEIYIVARIDGRNFTRLTKETCKFNSPFDERFRDLMVETTKHLMQCGFNVIFGYTESDEISLLFHLQENAFGRKIRKYNSILAAEASAKFSLMLGILATFDCRICQLPTINLVCDYFRWRNEDAHRNALNAYCYWTLRQEGKTVGQATKSIEKISVAEKNELLFQRGINFNDVEAWQKRGVGVFWKSVEKQAKNPITNQDVIAKRRELYTEFNLPMKDDYSNFISNLISLSTSN, from the coding sequence ATGAAGTTTGATGAATTAGATAAAAAAATGCGTGTCTTTGAAACCGCTACTGACCAATGGGTTTTACCAGAAATCTATATTGTTGCACGAATTGATGGAAGAAATTTTACTCGTCTTACTAAAGAAACTTGTAAGTTTAACTCTCCTTTTGATGAGCGTTTTAGAGATTTAATGGTTGAAACTACTAAACATTTAATGCAATGTGGTTTTAATGTAATTTTTGGTTATACAGAAAGCGACGAAATTTCTTTGCTATTTCATCTACAAGAAAATGCTTTTGGCCGCAAAATTAGAAAATACAACTCTATTTTAGCGGCTGAAGCAAGCGCGAAATTTTCTTTAATGTTAGGTATTTTAGCCACGTTTGATTGTCGAATTTGTCAACTTCCCACTATAAACTTAGTTTGTGATTATTTTCGATGGCGCAATGAAGACGCTCATAGAAATGCGCTAAATGCTTATTGTTATTGGACATTACGACAGGAAGGAAAAACAGTTGGACAAGCTACTAAATCAATAGAAAAAATATCTGTTGCAGAAAAAAATGAGCTACTCTTTCAACGAGGAATTAACTTTAATGATGTTGAAGCTTGGCAAAAACGAGGTGTAGGAGTATTTTGGAAAAGCGTTGAAAAACAAGCTAAAAATCCAATCACTAACCAAGATGTTATTGCTAAGCGAAGAGAACTTTATACAGAATTTAATTTACCTATGAAAGATGATTACAGCAATTTTATTAGTAATTTAATTAGTTTATCTACAAGCAATTAA
- a CDS encoding DoxX family protein produces MLVKILDYARDPFLLIIRLYWGYQFFLAGKGKLENLERTAGFFAELQIPMPKFNALLAASTECFGGLLLIFGLASRLVSIPLAFTMVVAYITAHREGVDALFSDPSKFFEQSPFLFLYASVIVLTCGPGRLSLDTIIYKFFLAKENQETSGKS; encoded by the coding sequence ATGCTGGTTAAAATATTAGATTATGCTCGTGATCCATTTCTATTAATTATAAGACTATATTGGGGTTATCAATTTTTTCTTGCTGGTAAAGGCAAGCTAGAAAATTTAGAACGCACAGCCGGATTTTTTGCTGAATTACAAATTCCAATGCCAAAATTTAATGCTTTGCTTGCTGCTTCTACAGAATGTTTTGGCGGATTACTTTTGATATTTGGCCTTGCTTCTCGTTTAGTAAGTATCCCTTTAGCTTTTACTATGGTAGTAGCCTACATAACTGCTCATCGTGAAGGAGTTGATGCACTTTTTAGCGATCCAAGCAAGTTTTTTGAACAATCTCCATTTTTATTTCTCTATGCTTCAGTAATTGTTTTAACTTGTGGGCCTGGTAGACTTTCACTAGATACAATCATTTATAAATTTTTTCTAGCCAAAGAAAACCAAGAAACTAGTGGAAAATCATAA
- a CDS encoding ankyrin repeat domain-containing protein, producing the protein MTPERWKEVKKIIEQVMDLLPEERNSFLNNTCKNDPLLRKEVEALLTYESKADGFLQTAKVKDAFDENKLTNILHTNDVRRNIVMPTQLIDQVIDNKYRIEQKLDQGGMGTVYKATHLGTGRPVAIKVIIPQLMANAEFVERFKIEAYAAGKLRHPNIVNVTDFGFTQVDLDPLAYLVMEFLDGYNLRDLLKAKGKLSLPLTLDLVEQICLALNEAHKQGIIHRDLKPDNIWLEPNGRGGYNVKILDFGLAKFRDNAIKTNPVIELIANSSLVNNLIPVDTYKKTSVNANLTLQTISIVENKENNTKTINNYPDNEAKTLLVSKSVTAGELNPKTIPEWMTRIGSILGTPLYMSPEQCSGGELDFRSDIYSLGVIVYERLTGETPFTGDMHELIFQHTKISPPSLLKKLPIPKSIAFLVMKSLAKNPNERPVNVESFATAFRFGVEGEIPIMQQATQIYRKHFSSFFSISMLIYTPFLLVAFLPIFYLSSLPLSSTQLPFARVLQKENWLFAFFIISFANSINLAACTLVIEKLGISPNKKIQTLKLFASLNLHLFKLLKTAIQNNLNILIGLFKLVVSRAKQYIDYSLYIPVVVNENIKGQMALTRSKVLVGQLGSIAFYVQIRDFFLAIVTPFLFLLTMVGGGLLSDLVFDLLRQNGIGSKISFTLPIYIPIFAFIVCLAFVALLHPIIAISSSILYFKACQTRGEKIDEMLNKSLKTPNNFAYKNSSTKRLITMLTTILVIAFLALFTKETILLWAIEHSRFNTLKTLIYTGVDVNTKDSRGNALVFLIEKSNENTLSHYCASALLQSGADFNMKDKFGRTPLQIAVSNKRISSIDQLLLSSADVNAKSRTGATALMDAAESQSPLIVRQLLNAGADINAKDDSGTTALHCALSSANHNGEIVKLLLQSGADPKAKDKNGLTPLMSASQWGFTYVIQPLINAGADVNARDINGNSVLSYAARAGHVDVVQILQAAGAVESSKEEALIIAASIGNTSEVRKLSSSGINVNIETKDIFYEVERGKTPLMYAALNGHIETAQELIKMGADINKISKDKETALSNAVFSRNAEMVQMLISKGADINYINENGRSLLAVAFSYNYITHYRNPAQTIRVLLKAGVNPKTDPWIVASAVATKEKEVLKIFIDAGVELKSIYVKEALRLAKSEGCLEIVKMLEDAGVRE; encoded by the coding sequence ATGACACCAGAACGTTGGAAAGAAGTTAAAAAAATTATTGAACAGGTTATGGATTTATTGCCTGAAGAGAGAAATTCTTTTCTCAATAATACCTGTAAAAATGATCCTCTTTTAAGAAAAGAAGTTGAGGCTCTTCTTACCTATGAATCAAAGGCTGATGGCTTTCTTCAAACTGCTAAGGTTAAGGATGCTTTTGATGAAAATAAACTTACCAACATTCTTCATACTAATGATGTAAGGAGAAATATAGTTATGCCAACACAGTTGATAGACCAAGTTATTGATAACAAATATAGAATTGAGCAGAAACTTGACCAAGGTGGGATGGGGACTGTTTATAAAGCTACTCATTTGGGAACAGGCCGACCTGTTGCAATAAAAGTAATAATACCTCAGCTTATGGCAAATGCTGAGTTTGTAGAGCGGTTTAAGATAGAAGCTTATGCAGCAGGAAAACTTCGACACCCTAATATAGTAAATGTTACTGATTTTGGTTTTACTCAAGTTGATTTAGACCCATTAGCTTATTTAGTTATGGAGTTTTTAGATGGTTACAATTTAAGAGATCTTCTAAAAGCTAAAGGTAAATTATCCTTACCCTTAACACTAGACCTAGTTGAGCAAATATGTTTGGCTTTAAATGAAGCACATAAACAGGGAATTATTCACCGAGACTTAAAACCAGATAATATTTGGTTAGAACCTAATGGGCGTGGCGGCTATAATGTAAAAATACTAGATTTTGGTCTAGCTAAATTTAGAGATAACGCTATAAAAACAAATCCTGTTATTGAGCTTATAGCCAATTCTAGTTTAGTTAATAATTTAATACCTGTTGATACATATAAGAAAACCTCAGTAAACGCAAATTTAACATTACAAACAATAAGTATTGTTGAAAATAAAGAAAACAATACTAAAACAATAAATAATTACCCTGACAATGAAGCTAAGACTTTATTAGTAAGTAAAAGTGTAACTGCCGGGGAACTAAATCCTAAAACTATACCTGAGTGGATGACTAGAATAGGTAGTATTTTAGGTACTCCTCTTTATATGTCTCCTGAACAATGTAGCGGAGGAGAACTTGATTTTCGTTCAGATATTTATAGTCTTGGGGTTATCGTTTATGAAAGGCTTACAGGTGAAACTCCATTTACAGGTGATATGCATGAACTTATTTTTCAGCATACAAAAATCTCACCGCCTTCATTATTAAAAAAGCTGCCAATTCCAAAATCTATAGCATTTTTGGTAATGAAATCTCTTGCTAAAAATCCTAATGAACGTCCTGTAAATGTGGAATCTTTTGCTACAGCATTTCGTTTTGGTGTTGAGGGAGAAATCCCAATAATGCAACAAGCAACACAGATTTATCGCAAGCACTTTTCTAGTTTTTTCTCTATTTCAATGCTCATTTATACGCCTTTTCTACTAGTTGCATTTTTGCCAATATTTTATCTGTCATCTTTACCACTAAGCTCTACACAACTACCTTTTGCTAGAGTTTTGCAAAAAGAGAATTGGTTATTTGCTTTTTTTATAATCTCATTTGCCAATTCCATAAATCTTGCAGCTTGCACCCTTGTTATTGAAAAATTAGGAATATCTCCAAACAAAAAGATTCAAACCTTAAAACTTTTTGCGTCTCTTAATCTACATCTTTTTAAGCTTCTAAAAACAGCAATTCAAAATAATCTAAATATTTTGATAGGGTTATTTAAGTTGGTAGTTTCTAGGGCAAAACAATATATTGATTATTCGCTGTATATTCCTGTAGTTGTAAATGAAAATATAAAAGGACAAATGGCTCTTACACGTTCTAAAGTGCTTGTAGGGCAGTTAGGTTCTATAGCGTTTTATGTTCAAATACGTGATTTTTTTCTTGCCATAGTTACACCATTTTTATTTTTACTAACAATGGTAGGAGGTGGGCTTTTATCTGATCTAGTATTTGATCTTCTTAGACAAAATGGAATTGGCTCTAAAATCTCATTTACATTACCCATTTATATTCCAATATTTGCTTTTATTGTTTGTTTAGCTTTTGTAGCTCTACTTCACCCTATAATTGCAATTTCTTCTTCAATACTTTATTTCAAGGCTTGTCAAACAAGGGGTGAAAAAATAGACGAGATGTTAAACAAAAGCCTCAAAACGCCAAACAATTTTGCTTATAAAAATTCTTCTACTAAAAGATTAATTACAATGCTAACAACAATCTTAGTTATAGCATTTCTAGCTCTTTTTACAAAAGAAACGATTTTACTTTGGGCAATTGAACATAGCCGTTTTAATACTCTAAAAACTTTGATATACACAGGAGTTGATGTTAATACAAAAGATTCAAGAGGTAATGCTTTAGTTTTTCTAATAGAAAAATCTAATGAAAATACTCTTAGCCATTATTGTGCATCTGCATTGCTTCAATCAGGTGCAGATTTCAATATGAAAGATAAGTTTGGTCGTACACCTTTACAAATAGCGGTTTCAAATAAACGGATTTCTTCCATTGACCAACTACTTCTATCAAGTGCTGATGTTAATGCTAAGTCTAGAACTGGAGCCACAGCTTTAATGGATGCTGCTGAAAGTCAATCTCCTTTAATAGTAAGACAATTACTCAATGCAGGAGCAGATATTAATGCAAAAGATGATTCTGGCACTACAGCTTTACATTGTGCATTATCATCAGCCAACCACAATGGCGAAATAGTCAAACTACTGCTTCAATCAGGTGCTGATCCAAAAGCAAAAGACAAAAATGGCCTTACACCTCTTATGAGTGCTTCGCAATGGGGTTTTACCTATGTAATACAACCGCTTATTAATGCAGGTGCAGATGTTAATGCAAGAGATATAAATGGAAACAGTGTTTTAAGCTATGCAGCTAGAGCAGGGCATGTAGATGTAGTGCAAATACTTCAAGCCGCAGGTGCTGTTGAAAGCTCAAAAGAAGAAGCTTTGATAATTGCAGCTTCTATTGGAAATACATCTGAAGTCAGAAAACTATCTTCATCAGGTATAAATGTTAATATAGAAACTAAAGATATATTTTATGAAGTTGAACGTGGTAAAACTCCTTTAATGTATGCTGCGCTTAATGGTCATATAGAAACAGCACAAGAATTAATCAAAATGGGTGCCGACATTAATAAAATAAGCAAAGACAAAGAAACTGCATTAAGTAATGCTGTGTTTTCTCGTAATGCTGAGATGGTGCAAATGCTTATTTCTAAAGGAGCAGACATAAATTATATAAATGAAAATGGAAGAAGTTTGTTGGCAGTAGCTTTTAGTTATAACTATATAACTCATTATAGAAACCCTGCTCAAACTATAAGAGTATTACTTAAAGCAGGTGTCAACCCAAAAACAGATCCTTGGATAGTCGCAAGTGCTGTAGCTACAAAAGAAAAAGAAGTTTTAAAAATATTTATTGATGCTGGGGTTGAGCTAAAAAGTATTTATGTAAAAGAAGCTTTAAGACTTGCGAAAAGCGAAGGATGTTTAGAGATAGTAAAGATGCTTGAAGATGCAGGCGTGAGAGAGTAA
- a CDS encoding thiolase family protein, whose amino-acid sequence MKPIYIAGAVRSAIGKFGGSLKDLTLAEFAAPIVSAALERANVAAEQVDELIFGNGRQAGGGPNVARQISYRAGIPVTVPAYTINQACASGLKSIILAYQEIALGQADCIVAGGGESMSRLPYYVESARWGSRLGHTQLVDGMYKDGFLCPLSGMVMGETAEKLAQQMTISRQEQDEFALMSQNRAATSLAAGVFKAEIHPISIKDRKGNATDFTLDEHVRNKTVISDLDKLPPVFSKTGTVTAGNASGITDGAAALVVMSEEMLKKTGAKAQARIVDYTIVGVEPSIMGIGPVPAVNKLLERNKLSLDQIDLVEMNEAFAAQVLACLRDLPIDINKLNVNGGSIALGHPIGCTGTRIVVTLLHEMERRASRLGLATLCVSGGMGVALLLERV is encoded by the coding sequence GTGAAACCAATTTATATTGCTGGTGCTGTTCGTAGTGCTATTGGCAAATTTGGTGGAAGCCTTAAAGATTTAACCTTAGCTGAATTTGCTGCCCCTATTGTGTCAGCCGCTTTAGAGCGAGCCAATGTAGCCGCAGAACAAGTTGATGAACTAATTTTTGGCAATGGTCGTCAAGCGGGTGGTGGGCCAAATGTTGCTCGCCAAATTTCTTATCGTGCTGGCATTCCTGTAACTGTTCCAGCTTATACAATTAATCAAGCCTGTGCTTCAGGGCTAAAAAGCATTATTTTGGCCTACCAAGAAATAGCTTTAGGTCAGGCTGATTGTATAGTTGCTGGTGGTGGTGAAAGTATGAGCCGTTTACCTTATTATGTTGAATCAGCGCGTTGGGGTAGTCGTTTGGGTCATACTCAACTAGTAGATGGAATGTATAAAGATGGTTTTCTCTGTCCGCTTTCAGGTATGGTTATGGGTGAAACAGCAGAAAAGCTTGCTCAACAAATGACTATTAGTCGTCAAGAACAAGATGAATTTGCACTAATGAGCCAAAACCGCGCTGCTACTTCACTTGCAGCCGGTGTTTTTAAGGCAGAAATCCATCCTATTTCTATAAAAGACCGTAAAGGTAACGCTACAGATTTTACACTTGATGAACATGTACGAAATAAAACAGTAATCTCTGACTTAGATAAACTTCCTCCAGTATTTTCTAAAACTGGAACTGTAACGGCTGGAAATGCTAGTGGTATTACTGACGGTGCTGCTGCTTTAGTGGTAATGTCAGAAGAAATGCTGAAAAAAACAGGTGCAAAAGCTCAAGCTAGAATTGTTGATTACACTATTGTTGGTGTTGAGCCTTCAATAATGGGAATTGGGCCTGTTCCGGCAGTAAATAAATTACTTGAGCGTAATAAATTATCTTTAGACCAAATCGACCTTGTAGAAATGAATGAAGCTTTTGCAGCACAGGTTCTAGCTTGTTTGCGGGATTTACCAATTGATATAAACAAACTTAATGTCAATGGTGGTTCAATTGCACTTGGTCATCCAATAGGTTGCACAGGTACACGTATTGTAGTTACTTTACTACATGAAATGGAAAGACGCGCTAGCCGTTTAGGGCTTGCAACTCTTTGTGTTAGTGGTGGAATGGGCGTTGCGTTACTTTTAGAACGAGTTTAA
- a CDS encoding sigma-70 family RNA polymerase sigma factor, whose amino-acid sequence MTQQSVTKLLIEWKQGNKEALNKLIPLVYNELKHIAKIKLKNEPSNNSIQATVLANEVYLRLVGCENIDWQNRAHFFGVAAQLMRNILVDHARKNIAEKRGGDRYKLSLCDIAELAQEKDLDLIALDDALSLLSKIDPQQSQIVELKYFAGLDMQEISEVLKISTATISRDWKIAKLWLLQQLDNQSK is encoded by the coding sequence ATGACTCAGCAATCAGTAACAAAATTATTAATAGAATGGAAACAGGGAAACAAGGAAGCTCTTAATAAGCTAATTCCTTTAGTTTACAATGAGTTAAAGCATATAGCTAAAATTAAATTAAAAAATGAGCCGTCTAATAATAGTATTCAAGCAACGGTTTTAGCTAATGAAGTTTATTTGCGTCTTGTTGGGTGTGAAAATATTGATTGGCAAAATAGAGCGCATTTTTTTGGTGTGGCGGCTCAATTAATGCGAAATATTTTAGTTGATCATGCTCGTAAAAATATTGCTGAAAAAAGGGGAGGTGATAGATATAAACTTTCTTTGTGTGATATTGCGGAGCTAGCACAAGAAAAGGATTTAGACCTTATTGCTCTTGATGATGCTCTTTCTCTGCTTTCTAAAATAGACCCACAACAAAGCCAAATTGTTGAACTTAAATATTTTGCTGGCCTTGATATGCAAGAAATATCTGAGGTTCTTAAAATATCAACAGCAACAATAAGTCGTGATTGGAAAATAGCTAAATTATGGCTATTGCAACAACTTGATAATCAAAGTAAATAA
- a CDS encoding PLDc N-terminal domain-containing protein: MFTLIGLISMALSTVAIFDIVNSKSRTLGEKVVLIVAVLAFPMIGSIIYLFAFREKD, encoded by the coding sequence ATGTTTACCTTAATAGGTCTTATTAGTATGGCTCTTAGTACAGTTGCTATATTTGATATAGTTAATAGTAAATCCCGCACTTTAGGAGAAAAAGTTGTATTAATAGTTGCTGTACTTGCTTTTCCAATGATTGGATCAATTATTTATCTATTTGCTTTTCGTGAAAAAGACTAA
- a CDS encoding alkaline phosphatase family protein codes for MLKKLKTITLTSAIILTFMLVANTLSIGQNILPPTTKSQKKATNTPSSVSSKSTSPKLVVYLVIDQFRGEFLSRFDPWFGQNGFRALVKEGAYFTNANYHHGATYTGPGHTAIASGAYGMQHSIISNKWYNRKTNRSEAMLFDPNSKYIGIDQEVDFGEENSPANFIGTTIGDQLLLSNNFQSKVVTLAIKERAAIGLGGKLGKAYWFNETTGGFLSSTYYMKSLPAWVESFNSKRIADSYFGKSWEKFPDEKLFKLCREDDYKFETNVKGNKKSFPHLVTGKLDKPGPDFYEAFEHTPWANDLTFEFARTAIESEQLGMDDKPDFLAISLTANDLVGHAYGPYSQEVADITVRTDKQIGDFLAYLDKKFGKDNVLVVLTADHGAGAVPEYSAEIGLNGMRIKKKFIKETIENALNSKYGKAAWVAALEDPNVYLNYKAIEEKKLNHEEVENAVGEALLSIEGVAGYLTRTQFLNGTLPKTSIAQAYQYSFHPERGGDVVVVLKPFYIWGKYAEKDEGATHGSPYWYDRHVPLIIRGSSVKAGIYNKDTQIISIAPTVATILKINPPAISQGEVLAEILK; via the coding sequence ATGCTAAAAAAACTTAAAACTATCACTTTAACTAGCGCAATTATTCTTACTTTTATGCTAGTAGCAAATACACTTTCTATTGGGCAAAATATTTTACCCCCTACAACTAAGAGTCAAAAAAAGGCTACAAATACCCCTAGCAGTGTTTCTAGCAAATCTACCAGTCCAAAATTAGTTGTCTATTTAGTGATAGACCAATTTAGAGGCGAGTTTTTAAGCAGATTTGACCCTTGGTTTGGGCAAAATGGTTTTAGAGCATTGGTTAAAGAAGGTGCTTATTTTACTAATGCTAATTACCATCATGGAGCAACTTACACTGGCCCAGGTCACACAGCAATTGCTTCTGGTGCTTATGGAATGCAACATAGCATTATTTCTAACAAATGGTATAACCGTAAAACAAACCGTAGCGAAGCAATGCTTTTTGATCCAAATAGTAAATATATTGGAATTGACCAAGAAGTTGATTTTGGAGAAGAAAATTCGCCAGCTAATTTTATTGGTACAACTATTGGTGATCAGTTACTACTATCTAATAATTTTCAATCCAAAGTAGTCACCCTTGCAATTAAAGAAAGAGCAGCAATAGGATTAGGGGGAAAACTAGGTAAAGCTTATTGGTTTAATGAAACTACTGGGGGATTTTTAAGTAGTACATATTACATGAAATCACTACCTGCTTGGGTAGAAAGCTTTAATAGTAAAAGAATTGCTGATAGCTATTTTGGCAAATCTTGGGAAAAGTTTCCTGATGAAAAGCTTTTTAAGTTATGCAGAGAGGATGATTATAAATTTGAAACTAATGTAAAAGGGAACAAAAAATCTTTTCCTCATTTAGTAACAGGTAAATTAGATAAGCCTGGCCCAGATTTTTATGAAGCTTTTGAACACACTCCTTGGGCAAATGATTTAACTTTTGAATTTGCCCGCACAGCAATTGAATCTGAACAATTAGGAATGGATGATAAACCAGATTTTCTAGCTATTAGTCTTACAGCTAATGACCTAGTAGGTCATGCTTATGGGCCATATAGCCAGGAAGTTGCTGATATAACAGTACGAACAGATAAACAGATAGGTGATTTTCTAGCATATCTAGATAAAAAATTTGGTAAAGACAATGTTTTAGTTGTCTTAACGGCTGATCATGGTGCTGGTGCTGTACCTGAATATAGTGCTGAAATCGGGCTAAATGGGATGAGAATAAAGAAGAAATTTATCAAAGAAACTATAGAAAATGCCCTTAATAGTAAATACGGAAAAGCTGCCTGGGTTGCCGCGCTAGAAGATCCAAATGTTTATCTAAACTATAAAGCTATTGAAGAAAAGAAACTCAATCATGAAGAAGTTGAAAATGCTGTTGGAGAAGCGTTGCTTTCAATTGAAGGTGTAGCAGGTTATTTAACACGCACTCAGTTTCTAAACGGCACATTACCTAAAACTTCAATTGCTCAAGCTTATCAATATTCTTTCCACCCTGAGAGAGGTGGCGATGTAGTTGTTGTACTTAAGCCTTTTTATATCTGGGGAAAATACGCAGAAAAAGACGAAGGTGCTACACATGGATCACCTTATTGGTATGATCGACATGTTCCTTTAATTATTCGTGGTAGTAGCGTTAAAGCAGGAATTTATAATAAAGATACTCAAATTATTTCTATAGCTCCTACCGTAGCAACAATACTAAAAATTAATCCCCCAGCGATTTCTCAAGGTGAAGTTCTAGCAGAAATACTAAAGTAA
- a CDS encoding serine acetyltransferase, translating into MKSATAEKLKLSTLKIVESYASQETFLQPLNRSRLPSRETIIAILAGVQELIFPGYFGILGLDESNINARTLNLVCSLFDDLVMQINVCLSLEKQDKSISLRHSEAEKAALELIEAIPTIRQELSLDVQAAYVGDPAAHSYDEIIFSYPGLYAIMVYRIAHRLAKLNIPLIPRIMCEHAHSLTGIDIHPNANIGKSFFIDHGTGVVIGATTDIGNNVKIYQGVTLGALSFPKNEDGTLIRGKKRHPTLEDNVIIYSGATILGGDTVIGENSVIGGNVWLTTSVPPYSKVTIEEPKTRIKTSITR; encoded by the coding sequence ATTAAATCAGCCACAGCAGAAAAATTAAAATTATCTACATTAAAAATTGTTGAATCCTACGCTTCTCAAGAAACCTTCTTACAACCCCTTAACCGTAGCCGACTGCCATCACGAGAAACAATAATTGCAATTTTAGCAGGAGTTCAAGAGCTAATATTTCCTGGTTATTTTGGCATTTTAGGCTTGGATGAAAGCAATATTAATGCTCGAACGCTTAATTTAGTTTGTAGTTTATTTGATGATCTTGTGATGCAAATTAATGTTTGTCTTAGTTTAGAAAAACAGGATAAGTCTATTTCTTTGCGTCATAGCGAAGCCGAAAAAGCAGCACTTGAGTTAATAGAAGCTATTCCCACAATACGCCAGGAACTTTCTTTAGATGTTCAAGCTGCTTATGTAGGTGATCCAGCAGCACATAGTTATGATGAAATTATTTTTTCCTACCCAGGTCTTTATGCAATAATGGTTTATCGTATTGCACACCGACTTGCTAAACTTAATATCCCTTTAATTCCTCGCATTATGTGTGAACATGCACACAGCCTAACAGGAATTGATATTCACCCCAACGCTAATATTGGAAAGAGTTTCTTTATTGATCATGGAACTGGAGTTGTAATTGGTGCAACTACAGACATTGGAAATAATGTAAAAATCTACCAAGGTGTGACTTTAGGCGCGTTATCATTTCCAAAAAATGAAGATGGGACATTAATTCGTGGAAAAAAACGACACCCTACTTTAGAGGATAATGTTATTATCTACTCCGGTGCTACGATATTAGGTGGAGATACTGTTATTGGAGAAAACTCTGTAATTGGTGGTAATGTTTGGCTTACTACTTCTGTACCTCCATATAGCAAAGTAACAATTGAAGAACCTAAAACTCGTATCAAAACTTCCATTACTCGATAA